The DNA segment GCTCCTAAGAAACCGCTTTAGCCGCCAAGAGGTGTGGGACTGGATGAGACGCGAATGGCCGTGGATCGGCGAGATGTACTTTAGCGAAAAAAGCTATGACTCATTCCCGAAGTACGCCGCAATGTGCCTCATGACAGCGTCACAACTCGATGAGTTTACAGCATTCTTTACCCCGATGCGCGATGACCCTTCGCTGACACGGGCCATCGATATGGGTATTGTTGATCTCACTGCCCGCGTTGAGCTGATCGAAAAAGATGGACCAGCCGTCATCGCGAGACTAGCGCAACTCTAAGTATGTGACGACAGCGGGTGGTGTGCCGGTGGTAGAAATAACTCCTAGCCGCAGATCATGTCCCGGGTGATGAGCGGCATACACCTCTGCAGCAAAGGCCATTTGACGCTGCTTCCGCTTTGTAATCGCAGCAATTCCGTCTCCCGCTGTATCATTTTTGCGATGTTTCACCTCTGTAAAGTGCAGCGTATTTGCCTGCTTGCTAATGATATCAATTTCGCACCATTTCGTACGCCAATTCCGTGCCACGATGGTATGACCGAGTGATTGTAGATACTCAGCCGCCACAGCCTCACTCGCCTGGCCAATTGAGCGAGTGGTGGTAGCCGGTAGGCTTTTCTCGCGCCTTTCTTTGGGAGCGTCGAATCGATAGGCCGCGAGTGGCGCAAAGCTCAACCGATGCAGCGGAGTTACCCCGAGCTTGTCTATGGCCGCTCGATGTGCCGCGACGCCATAGCCAGCATGACGACCGAATCCATACCCAGGGTAGACGCTATCTTGATCGGCCATGTAGCGATCGCGTGCCACCTTTGCAACGATCGAAGCAGCCGAGACACTCGGCACCAATTTGTCGGCTTTTGGCAGGACGGTCACATACTGACCCTTTTTTGTTCCAGCGAGGAAATTAACAGTGCCGTCGATGATGATTTCGTGGTACGGTACCGTGATTTGCTCGACAGCCCGCCTGGTCGCTAGTACAAGCGCCTGGCTGAGGCCGATGTTGTCGAGCTCTGTCGCCGTGACCCATCCCAGCGCTACTGCTGCAGCCTGCTCGATGATAATCGGCGCTAGCGCTTCTCGTTGTTTCTTGGTCAACTGTTTGCTATCAGCTAGTCCCTCTATCTCAGTGCCACCAAGCACCACCGCACCAACCACCAGTGGTCCTGCCCAGGGACCACGTCCGACTTCATCGATGCCAAGTATCATGCACATAAGTATAGCGTATTCCTCATATTTGACTTTTAGTGATATTTTGACAGATGCCTCCAGACACGGGTCATTATCATAGGAAAGCGGTATCTCTCCATGCAAAGAACTCTCGGGTTTTGACCGAGAGTTCTTTAGTATATAGCTCTAATTATTTAGTCATTTTCAGCGTGACGTGCTTCGACTTCAGCTGCCTTGGCAGCAAGCTCGGCAGCCTCTACATCTTTTGCCGCCTGACGCTCGGCAGCCTCTACGGCTTTTTGCTCCTTGATACGCGCTTCTTCCTCTTCGGCATGATCGTTTTTGACGGCGTTTACTGCTTCGCGGTCAAACTGGACCGCTGTCAAACGTGCACCCTTACCGCTGCGCTGGCGGAGGTAGCTCAGGAAGTTGCGGCGAACTTTGCTGCGGCGAACAATCTCGACTTTTTCGACAAGCGGGCTGTGCAGGAGAAAACTCTTTTCGACACCGACGCCGCTTGCTACCTTGCGAACGGTGATGCGGCTCGTATGCTGACTCTTGTTGTCGGTACGGATGACGACGCCTTCAAACACCTGGATACGCTCTTTGCCGCCTTCTTTGATTTTTTGGTGCACACGCACGGTATCACCGCTGCGGGCATCGACGACTTGCTTTTTCTTTTGCTCGTCGTTGACTTTTTGGATTAGGGAAAAACTCATCTTCTACTCGCTTATCATTTAGTATTACAATTCGACTATCAACTATAGCATACTTCTGGACATTTTAAAAGAGGCTAGACGCCTCAATCGGTAGGGCGGGGACAAGGAGAGAGCGGTGGTGGTGCAGGGAGTCCTCTTTCGAGAGCTCCCTGCACCGTGCGGCCGAGTCAGGGCCTACCGACCCATGAGGGCCGGCCACGCCCCGAAGGGCGACGACACCGGGTCGAACGGGCTCGGCCGGTCGAGGATCTCGTCGGGGACGAGGGTCTCCTCGACCCAGACCCCGTAGACCGTCGGCTCGACGAAGGCCGTCCCGTCGAGGTTGACGACAAACTGGCCGGGACGCAGGACGACCACGACGGTGGTGCGCTCGAACATGGATAGCTCCTAATCTCACTCTGCCCACGATGGGCAAACACCACAGCCGGAACGTCCCGACGAGTGCTGAGTGGCAACGATAGTCCAACTCGTTAGCCTATCATTGCCCCTCAGCACATACTCTCTCCTTGTCAAAGATCGTGTGAGGTTATCTCACAACGAACAAATACATTATAGCACATTATGCATTAATTTGCAAGCATCTTGTACTCCGCCAGGTCTCCTAACGGCCAAATAATCCGCCGAGAAACCCATTCTTTTTTTTCGTCCAGCCTGATTTCTCAAGTAGTTCAAAGAGTGGCTTCTTGATCTCGCTCGTATCGAAACTATACGAGTAAGTCATTCCACCGATCGATACACTACTCTGCGGTTGTTTCGCATGCCCAAGGCCAAATCCCATTTCTTTACCTATCTTATGGCCTTTGAATCCTCCCATTTCGCCTCCAAATGATATGGTACCGTTTGTGAGAAGCGAAAAACCACTAGATTTACTTGTCTGCGTGTCCTGAGAAGTGTACGTATGCGTCAGTTCATCGAGCATCACTACAAGCTTAAATGTCTTTTCGACATTGTTGGCGGCAAGTGGAGCCGCCCAAATAGCGTCGAGATATTTCCATTCGGCAACAATCTTGTTTCCCTGGACGGAATAGGAGAATGGTCTTTCTGGCAGATTTAGTTGGTTAATTGCTGAAATTATTTGTTCGAGAGATAGTGGCTGCATTGCAGATTACTCTATCTTTGCTTCTAATGAGCTGTTGCTCGAGCGAAAATTCATCACGCGCCAATTATCACCGTTTTTTTCGAGGATGACACGGATGTACTTCGTACCCGATGATGTATCGACCGTATAGACGATGATCGCCTTTTGCGAAGAACCTGCGGTGGTTTCTACCGCACGTGCAGTCACCTTCTCGTCTCCTTGTAATGCGGGAGAGACCCGTTTGATAACTGCATCGAGATCATCTCTCGATGTCGCACCTCGGAAGCCCTCGCTCGTTAACGCATAGGCTGCCTCGGTGTTTGCCGACTGTACATCGTTGACAAACTCGTCACTTACCTTCTTTGGGGAATCTGTCATATTCATGACGACAATAAATATCACTCCTCCCACAATCAATAGTCCAAAAATCACGCTGATAAGTACTACGAGCCAACGAGGAACTTTGCCTGAAGCATAGTTATTTTTTAAGTGTGTTGTTGGTGTTTTCATGTAAATAATCTAGTTCCTTTTTTTGTTTATTTGTCGCTGCTGGTGATTATAGCACCCTAGCTTAGAAAACTCAATTATCGACAGTATTTACGCGCATGTTCTATACTTGAAAGATGGATTACAACCAACTCGCTCTCGATCTCCATGCGCGCTATGGCGGCAAAATTACCACTCAGCTCCGCGATACGAGCGAGCTTGATCGTGCAAAGCTCAGTGCGTATTACAGCCCTGGCGTAGGAGCAGTTAGTCAGGCGATAGCCGCTGACCCCTCGTCACTTTCCACCTATACCTGGACAAACAATCTCGTCGCTGTGATTTCTGATGGATCTGCCATCCTCGGCCTCGGGGACCTCGGTCCCAAAGCAGCCATGCCCGTCATGGAAGGCAAAGCCCTGCTGTTTAAGCGCTTTGCCGACATCGATAGCGTACCGATCGTGCTCGACGTGCACACAGCCGATGAAATCGTCGCTACTGTCAAAGCCATTGCGCCCAGTTTTGGCGCCATCAACCTCGAGGATATCGCCGCGCCAAAGTGTTTTGAGGTCGAGGAGCGACTCAAAGCTGCTCTCGACATCCCCGTCTTTCATGATGACCAACATGGTACAGCGGTGGTGACACTCGCCGGACTTATCAACGCAGCAACCGTCACTCATCGTTCACTCGTGGATTCAAAGATAGTTACTATCGGAGCAGGTGCAGCTGGCACAGCCATCATTAAGCTCTTACACCGCTATGGTTGCCGACAGATTGTAGCAATCGACAGCAAGGGTACTATCGGCGACTATCGCAATGATCTCAACGATGAAAAAAAGGCCCTTCTCGGGTATGTCGACCGTTCGGCTCACGGCTCACTCAGCGATGCGCTCAAGGAAGCCGATATCTTCATCGGCGTCAGTAAGGGCGGCCTCCTGACATCTGATCTCGTCTCACTCATGGCACCTAACCCCATCGTCTTCGCACTAGCTAATCCAACACCTGAAATTATGCCCGACGAAGCAAAAGTAGCTGGCGTCGCCGTGATAGCAACCGGCCGAAGTGATTTTCCCAACCAAGTCAACAATGCCATTGCCTTCCCCGGTATCTTTCGGGGTGCACTTGATCACGGCATCAAAAAGATTACTGACGAACATAAACTCGCCGCTGCTAAAGCTATCGCCGGATTGGTAGAAACACCTACCCCCGATACAGTTATTCCCAGCGTCTTTGATGAGCGGCTTGTGCCAACGATCGCTGCCGTCATTACTTAACCTGAGTCTCAAACCCCTCCTCCGACAGACAGTTGGCCCTGATGGGCCAAGGCCCGCCAAGAGCGAAGGCTGATTTAGTTAGCGGCGGGCCGGTTGTGTGGAGTGAGAGAGTATGAGACTTGAGACTACTTGATGTTTGGCGCTACAACAACACAGGTCCGGTCATCGTGCTTGCGCGCTGCGGTGATAAGGGCGTGCGGTATCTCGGCAGGGTGACTGCAACTCGTGAGATGTCTGATCATCTCGTCATTTGTCATAATATCCGTGCCATAATCGCCCGTGATACCATCTGAAACTAAAATGCCGATCTGATGAGGTCGCAGCAACAAGTTTCCTGTCTGCTCAACTCGGTGAGGTCGTCGAGTTATATCGTTTACACCACCTATGATGTTTGTCACGAATCTGCCAAAGCCTTCATCAATAGTGATCTGAGTAAGCTCACGAGTCTGTGTATCAAAGGTATAGAGCCGCGAATCACCGATTGATGCCCAAGCAACAGGGGTGTTCCCTCGGACATCTACAGGAAGACAGCGCGCTACTATTGCGGTTGTTTCAGATTTGATACCTCTATTGACGAGTACTGCGCTCGTATAATCAAGCACCGAAGCAAGCTCTTGCTCCGCCTGGCGGAGTGAAATGCCTTGGCAAAAGGGTGCACGTGCAACCATTTCGGCTACCAGAGACGAGGCGTACGCACCATCCGAAGTACTCACACCATCCATGACGCCATATATACCTCTGTGATCGTCAACGACAGATCGGTCATCGCCGTGCATTTGCAAGTCTTCAGCGTAGCCGATGCAGATGTGGCTCGATCGCTCAGGAGTATCAAGGCGAAATCCCTCGGCAGTGGTGCCATTGAGCGAGGAAAGATCACGCGCAATGAGCATATTGCCCCGACGTCCTAGATGAAGATGACTCCGTGACACAGTCGAAAGCTGATCGAGTGGAATGTGAAACTGATAACCCAGCCACTCTCGACCAATCTGGTACTCTATACCTTCAGGTAAAACAACCTGATCTTCTGATCCTTCACAGCGTAATACCGCTTCGATGACACGACCTGCATCAGTTTCGACCCCCAGGGTTGGTACCCAGAGCGCGGTGCGACCAAGGGTTAGCTGAACTGCCACAAAAGGATCACCATCAATACGGTCGATGCCAGCAGGGATCGGCGGATCTAGGGATAGGTGAGCTTCGGTGGATGACAGTATCCTGCCTCTTAAACCGATACCATCTGTATCGGGTCGGTAACTATTCATTAATACTATTATACCATATAGTGGTATAATAGTCTATATTACGCGAGCAATCTCATCGAGTGTTGTTTCGCCTCTGAGCGCCGCCAGTACTCCTGCTTGTTCGAGCGTCAACATGCCGTGCTTGCGTGCGGCAGTCTCGATAGCCTCTGGGTGCACATCCTCGACATCACCGCGAATGAACCGCTGGATCTCCTCATCAACGATAAGTTGCTCCATGATGACGATACGTCCTTTGTAACCAAACGGTGCATCATCACTCGCTACGGGACGCCAGAGCGAAAACGTGTCAAGATCGGGGTGCTCAGTATCCTCTGGGATTCCCTCAAGCACTCGTTTGACGTAGCTGCGTGTCGCCTCGTCGGGTTCGTAGGCTTGCTTTGTCTCATCCACCA comes from the Candidatus Saccharimonas aalborgensis genome and includes:
- a CDS encoding NAD(P)-dependent malic enzyme; translation: MDYNQLALDLHARYGGKITTQLRDTSELDRAKLSAYYSPGVGAVSQAIAADPSSLSTYTWTNNLVAVISDGSAILGLGDLGPKAAMPVMEGKALLFKRFADIDSVPIVLDVHTADEIVATVKAIAPSFGAINLEDIAAPKCFEVEERLKAALDIPVFHDDQHGTAVVTLAGLINAATVTHRSLVDSKIVTIGAGAAGTAIIKLLHRYGCRQIVAIDSKGTIGDYRNDLNDEKKALLGYVDRSAHGSLSDALKEADIFIGVSKGGLLTSDLVSLMAPNPIVFALANPTPEIMPDEAKVAGVAVIATGRSDFPNQVNNAIAFPGIFRGALDHGIKKITDEHKLAAAKAIAGLVETPTPDTVIPSVFDERLVPTIAAVIT
- the rplS gene encoding 50S ribosomal protein L19; translation: MSFSLIQKVNDEQKKKQVVDARSGDTVRVHQKIKEGGKERIQVFEGVVIRTDNKSQHTSRITVRKVASGVGVEKSFLLHSPLVEKVEIVRRSKVRRNFLSYLRQRSGKGARLTAVQFDREAVNAVKNDHAEEEEARIKEQKAVEAAERQAAKDVEAAELAAKAAEVEARHAEND
- a CDS encoding ribonuclease HII; the encoded protein is MILGIDEVGRGPWAGPLVVGAVVLGGTEIEGLADSKQLTKKQREALAPIIIEQAAAVALGWVTATELDNIGLSQALVLATRRAVEQITVPYHEIIIDGTVNFLAGTKKGQYVTVLPKADKLVPSVSAASIVAKVARDRYMADQDSVYPGYGFGRHAGYGVAAHRAAIDKLGVTPLHRLSFAPLAAYRFDAPKERREKSLPATTTRSIGQASEAVAAEYLQSLGHTIVARNWRTKWCEIDIISKQANTLHFTEVKHRKNDTAGDGIAAITKRKQRQMAFAAEVYAAHHPGHDLRLGVISTTGTPPAVVTYLELR
- a CDS encoding nuclear transport factor 2 family protein, with protein sequence MKTPTTHLKNNYASGKVPRWLVVLISVIFGLLIVGGVIFIVVMNMTDSPKKVSDEFVNDVQSANTEAAYALTSEGFRGATSRDDLDAVIKRVSPALQGDEKVTARAVETTAGSSQKAIIVYTVDTSSGTKYIRVILEKNGDNWRVMNFRSSNSSLEAKIE
- a CDS encoding FHA domain-containing protein, whose amino-acid sequence is MNSYRPDTDGIGLRGRILSSTEAHLSLDPPIPAGIDRIDGDPFVAVQLTLGRTALWVPTLGVETDAGRVIEAVLRCEGSEDQVVLPEGIEYQIGREWLGYQFHIPLDQLSTVSRSHLHLGRRGNMLIARDLSSLNGTTAEGFRLDTPERSSHICIGYAEDLQMHGDDRSVVDDHRGIYGVMDGVSTSDGAYASSLVAEMVARAPFCQGISLRQAEQELASVLDYTSAVLVNRGIKSETTAIVARCLPVDVRGNTPVAWASIGDSRLYTFDTQTRELTQITIDEGFGRFVTNIIGGVNDITRRPHRVEQTGNLLLRPHQIGILVSDGITGDYGTDIMTNDEMIRHLTSCSHPAEIPHALITAARKHDDRTCVVVAPNIK